GCTGGATGGAAATGTCAAATGTATCAATTTCTTGAGCAATATCAATGATTTCCAACTTGTCCATGGTAACGACTGGACGGATAACAGGTGTATTTGTCACCGCATTGATAGCCTGCATGGATTCCAAGGTCTGACTTGCCACTTGTCCTAGACTTTCACCATTAATAATAACCATGGCACCACGCTCTTCCCGTACTCGGTCTGTAATCCGCATCATGAAGCGACGCGTCAAGGTCATCAAATAAGCTTCAGGTGCCTTTTCCTTGATTTCTTCCTGAATTTCTGTAAACGGCACTTCGATAAAGGTGATATTACCACCAAAGGCAGTCAATTTACGAGTCAAATCATGGGCTTTTTTAAGCGCACCTGGGCTAGTATAAGGCGGACTTGCAAAGTGCAGGGCTTCGATTTCAACCCCACGTTTCAGTGCTAAATAGCCCGCAACAGGCGAATCAATACCACCTGATAGCATGAGCGTACCCTTGCCAGATGTACCAACTGGAAGACCGCCTGCCCCCTTGATTTCTTCATGGGAAATATAAGCTGCGTCAGGACGAATTTCCACTCGCAAGGTAATATCTGGTGACTTCATTTGCACTTGCACATTTGGAATAGCTGTAAAAACCACATCTCCAAGGACTTGGTTAAGGTCACGGCTGTCCAATTCAAAACTGTGGTCGCTACGACGTGCCGCAATCTTGAAAGTCATCCCTTCCTTGTAAATGGACTGCATAATCTCCACAACCGCCTCTTTCAAGGCTGGAACAGACTTTTCAATCTTATAAGATGGTGCGAAATTTTGGATCCCAAAAATCTTCTTCAAAGAAGCTGAGACTTCCTGATAATCTGCCCCGTTCAAATAGACATGACCACGGTCACGGTCAAAATAAACGGTCACTTCTGGGTAAACAGAAAGGACATGCTTGATATTATTGCGGAGTTTGTTAACAAACCGCATCTTGTTTTTCCCTTTAGTTGACAATTCGCCGTAGCGAATCATAATTTCTGAATAGTTCAATAGTCTACTGCCTACTTCCTATAATATTTTTAAGTTCTGAAACCATCAACTCCGGTTTCTCTGAATCAATTTGAATAATTTTATCTTCATCCAAACGATGAGAAGTATTTGAAAAAGAGAGGATAACCTTATTGTATTCTAATGCTTTACTAATTATTTCATCTACTTCTCTACCATGATTGATATCTAAGTAACAATCTGCTTGCTTCAGTAATATATCCAAACTATAATCTGCATACACCAATGGATAAAGTTGACAGTTGGAAAATTTGCGCCCTAATTGTTCCAAACTTGAAGAGATACAGGTTGGAGCAGCTATATGAAAATCCATCTCCGGTAAATGTTCCAGCAGATACTCAATATGCTCAATCCTATCTGATACTGTAAGGATAAAAGCATGTGTACTGGCTTGTTCTCTTTTCTTTATAACTAAATTCTTTTGACCATATACCAAAGAATCATTTGGAACATCTTTTGTAACAACAGTCCCTGCACCGATGATTACATTATCTCCAATGGTGACTCCTTTTGTAATCACACAGTTCGCTCCAATCCAGGAATTTTTGCCAATTACAACTGGAGCAACTGTAGAAGACAACCTGCCAATATGGTAAGCAGAATAAGAATGATCAAAGTCAAAAATTCGCACACCATCTCCTAGCATAGTATTTTCACCAATCTCAATCGAGTGAAAACAACGGATATTCGAATAGTTGTTGATATAAACATTGTCACCCAATGTTAAAGACGCACCATTGTTGACTTCAATACTGATAAAATTACGCAAAACAACATTATTTCCAACTGAGAGTTTCCCAACTGGCGAAAGCTGAAAATCATAAAAACTTCCTTTTTTGATTAACTTTGATTCCGAAAGAACATCCGTCATCAGTTGCTACCTTACTTTCTGTGTGTTCTGATAAATTTGTTTGAAAATCGTGAGGAATTGTTCAATTTGCCCCATATCGTTGTCATCATCCAAGCTGATACGGACGGCAGTTTGAGCCAACTTCTGCGGAACACCCATAGCAATCAGTGTTCCAGCTGGTTTTCCAGCCTTGGATGAGCAGGCTGAGGTGGTCGAAATGTAAATCTGGTGATCTTCAAAGGCGTGGACAATGACTTCGCCTCGAA
This region of Streptococcus suis genomic DNA includes:
- the thiI gene encoding tRNA uracil 4-sulfurtransferase ThiI, yielding MNYSEIMIRYGELSTKGKNKMRFVNKLRNNIKHVLSVYPEVTVYFDRDRGHVYLNGADYQEVSASLKKIFGIQNFAPSYKIEKSVPALKEAVVEIMQSIYKEGMTFKIAARRSDHSFELDSRDLNQVLGDVVFTAIPNVQVQMKSPDITLRVEIRPDAAYISHEEIKGAGGLPVGTSGKGTLMLSGGIDSPVAGYLALKRGVEIEALHFASPPYTSPGALKKAHDLTRKLTAFGGNITFIEVPFTEIQEEIKEKAPEAYLMTLTRRFMMRITDRVREERGAMVIINGESLGQVASQTLESMQAINAVTNTPVIRPVVTMDKLEIIDIAQEIDTFDISIQPFEDCCTIFAPDRPKTNPKIKNVEQYEARMDVEGLVERAVAGIIVTEITPKEEVKDEVDSLIEDLL
- a CDS encoding acyltransferase, with product MTDVLSESKLIKKGSFYDFQLSPVGKLSVGNNVVLRNFISIEVNNGASLTLGDNVYINNYSNIRCFHSIEIGENTMLGDGVRIFDFDHSYSAYHIGRLSSTVAPVVIGKNSWIGANCVITKGVTIGDNVIIGAGTVVTKDVPNDSLVYGQKNLVIKKREQASTHAFILTVSDRIEHIEYLLEHLPEMDFHIAAPTCISSSLEQLGRKFSNCQLYPLVYADYSLDILLKQADCYLDINHGREVDEIISKALEYNKVILSFSNTSHRLDEDKIIQIDSEKPELMVSELKNIIGSRQ